From Chlamydiifrater volucris, one genomic window encodes:
- a CDS encoding DUF648 domain-containing protein — MSHSQYLQRRPRVLVPLAFQWSIGSSGGSKVNFSLLERVVEFVDNFFFLGGEKTFIFLDDTNQLACTRIYENISLKEFGLKIVLFLTIVIPIVMFAVKLLLRVLLERKYKISKTLQRPITTIEEQCERTSTLPKPLARHEKNSILEAHDFLRKTLVKNFEHDDKSIVDQFTAKGISVSETKASHRDSFSFLLNDFPEYKFCSIGNTVNTNQEIIKKGKTKALEITSQFYKASKICHDLGLDLIEIPGIKFIGVPEKDSLSCSSRPISKLQNEGLLVLTNVELSAQKKSHAMFTPLKAVSAKQLLPALHQLVLFIKNCNGLYYDYFPKNRTSPLFLLSRNSKNGFYKIIVNKLEEIKMGRGLGASFGYLIRHIPQEAVNPILSAILKAYPLKQLTPKEFEKHPQEEQLKSPALEDLLPTNIAQKLFKDSRLLVEALAQLLPIIDKEAQIKQHNERHFSCSCLESYWDLEFQPLTLPYEISLSKFLYQTQSGDKLSLCSPEELHQSVLYQAFLILKASKIIDSFELFPAASSGIPRIKFTPSTCSNL; from the coding sequence ATGTCACACTCTCAGTATCTACAGAGAAGACCCAGAGTGCTAGTCCCTCTAGCTTTCCAATGGTCAATAGGCTCTTCAGGAGGTAGCAAGGTGAATTTCTCTCTCCTAGAACGTGTGGTTGAGTTTGTAGACAATTTTTTCTTCTTAGGCGGAGAAAAGACCTTCATTTTCCTAGATGACACCAATCAGCTCGCCTGTACTAGGATTTATGAAAATATTTCCCTCAAGGAATTTGGCCTAAAAATTGTTCTTTTCCTAACGATTGTCATTCCTATAGTCATGTTCGCTGTTAAACTTCTACTAAGAGTTCTCTTAGAAAGAAAATATAAAATCTCGAAAACTCTCCAAAGGCCTATTACAACCATTGAAGAACAATGTGAACGCACCTCTACTTTGCCAAAACCTCTCGCACGACATGAAAAAAACTCAATCCTAGAAGCTCATGATTTCCTCAGAAAAACCTTGGTCAAAAACTTCGAACACGATGACAAAAGTATCGTTGATCAATTTACAGCAAAAGGTATCTCGGTATCCGAAACAAAGGCTAGCCACAGGGACAGTTTTTCATTTCTGCTTAACGATTTTCCAGAATACAAATTTTGTTCCATAGGAAATACCGTAAATACTAACCAAGAAATTATCAAAAAGGGCAAAACGAAAGCGCTAGAAATCACATCTCAATTTTATAAAGCTTCAAAAATATGCCACGATCTTGGTTTAGACTTAATCGAAATCCCAGGAATTAAGTTTATAGGGGTACCTGAAAAAGATTCTCTCTCTTGCTCAAGCCGACCGATATCTAAGCTACAAAATGAAGGACTCCTAGTCCTTACAAATGTCGAATTAAGCGCTCAAAAAAAATCTCATGCGATGTTCACACCTCTAAAAGCAGTTTCCGCAAAACAATTGTTACCTGCTCTTCATCAGTTGGTTCTTTTTATCAAAAATTGTAACGGACTTTACTACGACTATTTTCCTAAAAATCGTACTTCTCCCTTGTTCCTGTTATCTAGAAATTCAAAAAACGGTTTCTACAAAATCATTGTTAATAAATTAGAAGAAATAAAAATGGGTAGGGGATTAGGGGCTTCGTTCGGGTATTTAATACGTCATATCCCCCAAGAAGCGGTAAATCCAATTTTATCTGCTATTTTGAAGGCCTATCCTCTCAAGCAACTCACCCCCAAAGAGTTTGAAAAACATCCCCAAGAGGAACAGCTAAAATCTCCTGCCCTAGAAGACTTACTCCCTACAAATATTGCACAGAAATTATTCAAAGATTCCCGTCTTCTTGTAGAAGCTCTTGCCCAATTACTTCCCATAATTGACAAGGAAGCTCAGATAAAACAACATAACGAAAGACATTTTTCTTGCTCTTGTTTAGAAAGCTACTGGGATTTGGAATTTCAACCTTTAACGTTGCCCTATGAGATATCACTTAGTAAATTTCTCTACCAAACACAGTCAGGTGACAAGCTTTCCCTCTGTTCCCCGGAAGAACTTCATCAATCAGTCTTATATCAAGCTTTCTTGATACTTAAGGCATCCAAAATTATAGATAGTTTTGAACTATTCCCAGCAGCCTCTTCAGGAATCCCTAGAATAAAATTCACTCCCAGCACCTGCAGTAATTTGTAG